One segment of Rhipicephalus microplus isolate Deutch F79 unplaced genomic scaffold, USDA_Rmic scaffold_48, whole genome shotgun sequence DNA contains the following:
- the LOC142788229 gene encoding zinc finger MYM-type protein 1-like encodes MSQKRSIADFFSPSSKRAKQKAVSPELFASTAEDSETLQEQENAQCFVSIPLEETVRSIASDDACPSSSGHMDRECDDLSASCAARHQPDSATEFTASDVDVDHAGQLDISKFKTEQPTQPILNPFPSKKYGKLSRSFNSNWYRLFPWLEYSAQADAAFCFPCRMFSTGDNEKSAFVNGGYSNWKNALERDGGFRKHENSLVHKTCQASWVSFTQMKAGGQSRSVATHLSDTYSREVQENRLYIARVADILRFTAVQGISQRGHDESARSENKGNFVELLNLFAKYDDIIGKKLNGGAANAKYVHHSIQDQILEILSHITLTSIKEEMKSSQCFALIVDETKDLSKTEQFSVVVRYYLNGAVFERFLGFRNAEQLDAKSLLSYVKETLNRCGIDSQLCIAQTYDGASVMSGTSRGVQALFRQEVPQAVYVHCMNHRLNLVIVDVCKAIKPVRDFFSLLESLYVFLSGSAVHSLYVDVQKRLSLPVTELQRLSDTRWACQITACTAAMKSFPAILVCLSEVIATNSRRATEAGGLLEQMNFSFLFHLRLFTKLLSRLKVFSDILQSKDCNLSQACLMAHTVIDELSEIRNSQSAFGTVWEQTCTISEENGVPQREKRRTKRLPLHLEQFVLSEGRPVEEESPESKETFRVKVFLPVLNHLIVELTRRFAENNDVLCGVSALHPQSENFMDVSLLKPFAEHYACDINSVEVECKLVIKLLQRIEAERKCKIETLLQLVTVLEEYKLAFHELHKLSVIAVTIPASSSSCERTFSCLRRLKTYLRSKMTNNRLSDLAVLAVERSLANKIDLQRVVDMFDAAHNNRRIRLH; translated from the coding sequence ATGTCACAGAAAAGGTCTATTGCCGACTTTTTTTCGCCTTCGAGCAAGCGGGCCAAGCAAAAAGCTGTCTCCCCCGAGCTTTTTGCTTCCACAGCAGAAGATTCGGAGACGCTTCAGGAACAAGAAAATGCTCAGTGCTTTGTTTCAATTCCGCTTGAAGAGACTGTGCGTAGCATCGCGTCTGACGATGCTTGCCCGTCCTCGTCAGGGCACATGGACCGCGAATGTGATGACCTTTCCGCATCGTGTGCAGCAAGACATCAACCTGATTCTGCGACAGAATTCACCGCCTCTGATGTGGATGTCGACCACGCAGGCCAGTTGGACATTTCGAAATTCAAGACAGAGCAACCCACACAGCCAATACTGAACCCATTTCCATCTAAGAAGTACGGCAAATTGAGCAGAAGCTTCAACTCAAACTGGTACCGCCTATTTCCTTGGTTGGAGTACAGCGCGCAGGCTGACGCAGCTTTCTGTTTCCCTTGCAGAATGTTTTCAACTGGTGACAATGAGAAATCTGCATTTGTCAATGGTGGATACAGTAATTGGAAAAATGCCCTAGAAAGAGACGGTGGCTTCAGGAAGCACGAAAACTCACTCGTGCATAAGACTTGCCAGGCATCGTGGGTTTCCTTCACGCAGATGAAGGCGGGAGGACAAAGCAGGTCGGTTGCAACACATCTCAGCGACACGTACTCCagggaggtgcaggaaaatcgccTCTATATAGCAAGAGTTGCCGATATATTGCGATTTACTGCCGTTCAGGGAATCTCTCAGAGGGGCCACGATGAAAGTGCCAGAAGTGAAAACAAAGGAAACTTCGTTGAGCTCTTGAACTTGTTTGCTAAATATGACGACATTATAGGAAAGAAACTGAATGGTGGAGCAGCGAATGCGAAGTACGTTcatcactcgatacaagaccagatccTCGAAATTCTCAGCCACATCACATTAACAAGTATAAAGGAAGAGATGAAAAGCTCCCAGTGCTTTGCACTTATCGTCGATGAAACCAAGGATCTAAGTAAGACGGAACAGTTTTCAGTGGTAGTAAGGTACTACCTCAATGGGGCTGTCTTTGAGAGGTTCCTTGGATTCCGCAACGCTGAGCAATTGGATGCTAAGTCGCTCCTGAGCTACGTCAAGGAAACGCTGAATCGCTGCGGCATTGATTCTCAACTGTGCATTGCTCAAACATACGATGGTGCAAGTGTCATGAGCGGTACGTCACGAGGCGTCCAGGCACTATTCAGGCAGGAAGTGCCGCAGGCAGTGTACGTACACTGCATGAACCACCGTCTCAATCTTGTCATCGTGGATGTCTGCAAGGCGATAAAACCGGTGAGggattttttctctcttttggaAAGCCTTTATGTATTCCTAAGTGGATCTGCAGTTCACTCCCTCTATGTAGATGTTCAAAAAAGGTTGTCTTTGCCTGTGACCGAGCTGCAGCGTCTCAGCGATACACGATGGGCCTGCCAGATAACGGCTTGCACAGCTGCCATGAAAAGCTTTCCTGCCATTCTTGTATGCCTCAGCGAAGTCATCGCTACAAACAGCAGGCGGGCAACGGAAGCCGGGGGTCTGCTGGAGCAAATGaacttctcttttcttttccatTTAAGGCTATTCACCAAGCTACTCAGCCGCCTTAAGGTTTTTTCGGACATACTACAAAGTAAAGACTGCAACCTTAGTCAGGCATGCCTCATGGCGCACACTGTCATTGACGAGTTATCCGAAATCAGAAATTCGCAGAGCGCGTTTGGCACTGTGTGGGAGCAAACCTGCACTATTTCTGAGGAGAACGGGGTCCCCCAAAGGGAAAAGCGGAGAACGAAGCGCCTTCCGCTCCATTTAGAGCAGTTTGTATTAAGTGAAGGACGGCCCGTTGAAGAAGAGTCTCCAGAGTCAAAAGAAACTTTCAGAGTCAAAGTTTTTCTGCCCGTTTTGAACCACCTCATTGTGGAACTGACTAGGCGATTTGCGGAAAATAATGACGTACTCTGCGGAGTCAGCGCCCTCCACCCTCAAAGTGAGAATTTTATGGACGTCTCCTTGCTCAAGCCTTTCGCTGAGCACTATGCATGCGACATCAACAGCGTTGAAGTTGAATGCAAGTTGGTAATTAAACTTCTTCAGCGCATCGAAGCCGAAAGAAAGTGCAAGATAGAAACATTGCTGCAATTGGTCACCGTCTTGGAAGAGTATAAGTTAGCCTTTCACGAACTGCACAAGCTAAGTGTTATCGCCGTGACGATACCGGCATCATCATCTTCTTGCGAGCGCACATTTTCGTGCCTTCGAAGACTGAAGACTTATCTTCGCAGCAAAATGACTAACAACCGTCTGAGCGACCTAGCTGTGCTTGCGGTAGAACGGTCTCTAGCCAATAAGATAGACCTTCAGCGTGTTGTTGACATGTTCGATGCTGCACACAATAATCGGCGTATACGTCTGCACTAG